TTCGCGGCTGACCTCCGACGACATGAACTTGAACTCGCCCTCGGGGCCCACGTCGCCCTCGGCACCCATAAGCCCGCTGGCGTGCACGAAGATGCCCCCGCTGCCATCCTCCGCCAGCCCCATGGCTACCTGCTGCCCGGCGCGAACGTAGCGCGCCTCCAGCACGCGCGGAACGCCGTCGTCGTCCAGCACCAGCGCGCTGTCCATGCGCGGGTCGCGGGGTAGCTTCCACTCGCCGTCCAGGCGGACGTACGTGGGCAGGTTGGTGGTCGAAAAGAAGCCTTCCGGAAGCACCCCGTCGGCCGGGGCCGGCGCGAAGGTGGCGTCGGGAGCGCCGGCGAAGCGGGGCTGCGAAAAGTCGGGTGCGCGGTACATCGAAGGGATCTGGGGTCCGGGCGTTTTTCGGGACGCATGCTCGCCGGAAAGTATCCGCCGCCCCGCGGGCGCGACAGGGTGGCGGCGGCCGCGGGCGCCGCGGAGAGCGGCACCACTTTCGCGCGGGGGCCAGCGGGTCCAAATTGTGCCCCCGCTTTCACCTGAACCGTCCATGGCCAGGCGCCCGAGCCCGGAGGCAGAGATCGACAAGAAGTGGAGCATCGAAGATTCCCGCGAGCTGTACAACGTGGAAGGCTGGGGAATCGGCTACTTCGACATCAACGACAAGGGGCACGTTTCCGTGCACCCCACCAAGGACCCGGCCCGCGGCCTGGACCTGTACGAGCTGGCCACCGACCTGGAAGCCCAGGGTGTGGGGCTGCCGCTGCTGCTGCGCTTCAGCGACATCCTGCGCACGCGCATCGAGAACCTGGGCGAGCGCTTCGCCACGGCCATCCGCGACTTCGACTATCAGGGCGGCTACACCACGGTCTACCCCATCAAGGTCAACCAGCAGCGCCACGTGGTCGAGGAGATCGTGGCGTTCGGCGAGCGCCACGGGGTGGGGCTGGAGGTGGGGAGCAAGCCGGAGCTGCAGGCGGTGCTGGCGCTCACGGAACGCACGGACCACCTGATCGTCTGCAACGGCTACAAGGACGAAGAGTTCATGCGGCTGGCGCTGATGGGCCAGAAGCTGGGCCACCGCGTGGTGATCGTCATCGAAAAGCCGGGCGAGGTCGACGTGCTCCTGCGCGTGGCCGCCGACATGGGGGTGGTGCCCATGGCCGGCGTGCGCATCAAGCTCTCCGCGACGGGATCGGGGCGCTGGAGCGAGTCTGCCGGCGAGCGCAGCAAGTTCGGGCTGAACGCCTCGCAGCTGATGCGCGTGCTCGACAAGCTGCGCGAAGCGGGCAAGCTGGACGCGCTCAAGCTCATCCACTTCCACCTGGGTTCGCAGATCCAGGACATCCGCAACATCAAGCTGGGGATGACGGAGGTGGCGCGGTACTACGTGGAGCTGCGCCAGATCGGGGTGAACGTGGAGTACGTAGACGTGGGCGGCGGGCTGGGCGTGGACTACGACGGCTCACGTTCCGCCACCTCGGCCAGCGTGAACTACTCCATGCAGGAGTACGCCAACGACATCGTCTACGCGCTGGCGGAGGCGTGCCGCGAGAACGAGGTGCCCATGCCCCACGTGATCTCGGAAAGCGGCCGCGCGCTCACGGCACACCACGCGCTGCTGCTGATCAACGTCATCGACCTGGAAACGCAGAGCCCCGAGGCGCTGGACGAGGTCTCGGAAGAGGACCACCTGCTGGTGCAGGAGCTGGCGGGAGTGCTGCGCGAGCTGGACGGCCGCAGCATGAGAGAGGTGTACCACGACGCCTCGTTCATCAAGGAGCAGCTGCAGAACCACTTCAACTCGGGCACGCTCACCCTGCGCGAGCGGGCCATCGGCGAGCGGTACTGGCTGGCCATCATGAACCGCGTGGCGCAGCTGGCGGCCAGGGACCCGGAAGAGTACGAGGACATCCTTCCCGAGCTTCACGGGATGCTCATCGACCGCTACTTCTGCAACTTCTCGCTCTTCCAGTCGCTGCCGGACTCGTTGGCCATCGACCAGCTGTTCCCCATCATGCCCGTGCACCGGCTGAACGAGGAGCCCACGCGCCGGGGAACGCTGCAGGACGTGACGTGCGACTCCGACGGCAAGATCGACCAGTTCGTGGGATGGCGGAAGAGCAAGCCCAGCCTGGAGCTTCACGCGTTCGACCACGGCGAGCCGTACGTGCTGGGGATCTTTCTGACCGGCGCGTACCAGGAGATCCTGGGCGACCTTCACAACCTGTTCGGCGACACCAACGCCGTGCACATCAAGCTGACGGATTCCGGGTACGAGATCGGCGACCTGGTGCACGGCGACACCATCACCGAGGTGCTGAACTACGTGCAGTTCAACACGCAGGACCTGATCGGCACCTTCCGCCGCAAGATCGCCAACGCAAAGGGCCTCACCCGGGCCGAGGCGAACGCCTTCATTGCGGACTACATCGCGGGCCTCGCCGGGTACACGTATCTGGAAGGCGAGGCGTAAAAAAAGTCTCACGCGTAGGCGCGGAGGACGCTGAGAACAGCGGAGGGCTCCTCCGTTTCCTCCGCGACCTCCGCGCCTCCGCGTGACTCCCCCTCTTTGGTTTCTTTCTAGATCTAGACTACCCGGCTCAGCACTCGCCGTTGCGCTGGCGCCTGGGCGTGCAGGGCTTTGTCTTCACCGGGTCGGTAGTCGTCGTCACCGGCACCGTCACGCGGCTGAACAGCAGGTGGCTGTTCATGGTGTGCCCGCTGTTCAGCGTCACGGGGGTGACGATGTTCTGCGTGGCGTTGGCCACCAGGAGGTCGCGCACCTGCTGCGGGGTGGCGCCGGGGGCCTGCTGCAGCACCAGGGCGGCGGCGCCGGCCACGTGCGGGCTGGCCATCGACGTGCCGCTCAGCACGTCCGTAGCC
This DNA window, taken from Longimicrobium sp., encodes the following:
- the speA gene encoding biosynthetic arginine decarboxylase, yielding MARRPSPEAEIDKKWSIEDSRELYNVEGWGIGYFDINDKGHVSVHPTKDPARGLDLYELATDLEAQGVGLPLLLRFSDILRTRIENLGERFATAIRDFDYQGGYTTVYPIKVNQQRHVVEEIVAFGERHGVGLEVGSKPELQAVLALTERTDHLIVCNGYKDEEFMRLALMGQKLGHRVVIVIEKPGEVDVLLRVAADMGVVPMAGVRIKLSATGSGRWSESAGERSKFGLNASQLMRVLDKLREAGKLDALKLIHFHLGSQIQDIRNIKLGMTEVARYYVELRQIGVNVEYVDVGGGLGVDYDGSRSATSASVNYSMQEYANDIVYALAEACRENEVPMPHVISESGRALTAHHALLLINVIDLETQSPEALDEVSEEDHLLVQELAGVLRELDGRSMREVYHDASFIKEQLQNHFNSGTLTLRERAIGERYWLAIMNRVAQLAARDPEEYEDILPELHGMLIDRYFCNFSLFQSLPDSLAIDQLFPIMPVHRLNEEPTRRGTLQDVTCDSDGKIDQFVGWRKSKPSLELHAFDHGEPYVLGIFLTGAYQEILGDLHNLFGDTNAVHIKLTDSGYEIGDLVHGDTITEVLNYVQFNTQDLIGTFRRKIANAKGLTRAEANAFIADYIAGLAGYTYLEGEA